Proteins encoded within one genomic window of Desertibacillus haloalkaliphilus:
- a CDS encoding acyl-CoA dehydrogenase family protein, whose translation MENIIFGKDHEIFRTSLRKFLEKEAVPFFKTWEEEKCIPRTFWKKLGEQGYLCPWTDEKYGGFNADFLYSVIINEEMEKVGTGMSGIGLHNDIVIPYIDSFGSEVQKQRWITPSTSGKAITAIAMTEPGAGSDLSNIRTVADKDGDHFIINGEKSFITNGHSADIVVVACKTDPDAEPAYKGISLFVIEAGTQGFSKGKKLNKVGQHANDTCELIFEDVRVDRGHLLGKEGHGFYYLMEKLQQERLIVAINAIVAAERMLELTKEYTGQRKAFGHSISKFQNTQFKLAEMATEISIGRTYVDTLIKKHVKNEDVVTEVSMAKWWVTDLAKKVATECMQLHGGYGYMEEYEIARRYRDIAVTSIYAGTNEIMKTIIAKNMNL comes from the coding sequence TTGGAGAATATTATATTTGGAAAAGACCACGAAATTTTTCGTACATCGTTAAGAAAGTTCTTGGAGAAAGAAGCGGTCCCTTTTTTTAAAACATGGGAAGAAGAGAAGTGTATTCCGCGAACCTTTTGGAAGAAGTTGGGTGAACAAGGCTATTTGTGCCCATGGACAGATGAAAAATATGGGGGCTTCAATGCAGACTTTTTGTATTCAGTAATTATTAATGAAGAGATGGAAAAAGTGGGAACAGGTATGTCAGGTATTGGACTTCATAATGATATTGTTATTCCTTATATTGATTCGTTCGGAAGTGAGGTACAAAAACAGCGTTGGATCACTCCGAGTACGAGTGGAAAAGCAATCACAGCGATAGCGATGACAGAACCTGGAGCTGGCTCTGATTTATCAAACATTCGTACCGTGGCTGATAAAGATGGAGACCACTTTATAATTAATGGGGAAAAGTCATTTATAACAAATGGACATTCCGCTGATATCGTCGTTGTTGCTTGTAAAACAGATCCAGATGCAGAACCCGCATATAAAGGCATTAGTCTTTTTGTCATAGAAGCTGGAACACAAGGGTTTTCGAAGGGAAAGAAGTTAAATAAAGTTGGTCAGCATGCAAATGATACTTGTGAATTGATCTTTGAAGATGTACGAGTGGATAGAGGTCATTTGCTAGGGAAAGAAGGTCACGGATTTTATTATTTAATGGAAAAGTTACAGCAAGAGCGGTTAATTGTTGCGATTAATGCCATTGTTGCTGCTGAGAGAATGCTAGAGCTAACAAAGGAGTATACGGGGCAACGAAAAGCATTTGGCCACTCCATTAGTAAATTTCAGAACACTCAATTTAAATTAGCAGAAATGGCGACTGAAATATCTATTGGCAGAACTTATGTCGACACCTTAATTAAGAAACATGTGAAGAATGAGGATGTCGTTACAGAAGTATCGATGGCAAAATGGTGGGTGACAGATTTAGCTAAAAAAGTAGCTACAGAGTGTATGCAATTACATGGTGGTTATGGATACATGGAAGAGTATGAGATCGCAAGACGATACCGAGATATTGCTGTGACGTCCATTTATGCAGGAACAAATGAAATCATGAAAACTATCATTGCTAAGAATATGAATTTGTAG
- a CDS encoding TRAP transporter large permease, producing the protein MLLVGFLILLLLLIIGAPIWLALAASGGYWVFVHMGLPLESIASQFFTSTDQWILLAVPYFLLAGNLMTFMGPASKLFTFIKDLVGHLPGGMPAAVVATAAIFGALSGSSVATVVAVGSMAIPQMIAMGHSKENSYGVIAASGTLGQMIPPSIFMILFAASTQLDPGKLFIAGIVPGIFVAVVLIIVAIIVSFKNTTEKPKRSSLSETSRSFIGAVPSLLMPFLILGGIYGGIFTPTEAAAIAIVYVLLISFLFNRKDCTAENFKKSLISTMVTTSIIYILLGGAQLFTTAITYLQVPQTITEVALNIDMADWMIMLVIILIFLLFGMFLDAIPILYITLPVLYPTVLTLGYDPIHFAMVAVATLMIGQITPPIGSSLYAISGHFKENMGVVVRGSFPYLIGMLIATLVLLYVPWLSTFLFN; encoded by the coding sequence ATGTTACTGGTCGGTTTTTTAATTTTGTTGTTGTTATTAATCATAGGAGCTCCAATCTGGTTAGCTCTAGCTGCAAGTGGTGGGTATTGGGTATTTGTTCATATGGGCTTGCCCTTAGAAAGTATTGCCTCGCAGTTTTTTACTTCTACTGATCAGTGGATTTTACTGGCCGTACCTTACTTTTTATTAGCCGGCAATTTGATGACATTTATGGGACCGGCTAGTAAACTGTTTACGTTTATCAAAGATCTTGTCGGTCACCTTCCAGGGGGGATGCCGGCAGCAGTGGTAGCTACCGCAGCCATTTTTGGAGCACTATCTGGTTCATCAGTAGCGACTGTTGTTGCCGTAGGCTCGATGGCTATTCCACAAATGATAGCGATGGGTCATTCAAAAGAGAATAGTTATGGTGTCATTGCAGCGTCAGGGACTTTAGGTCAAATGATTCCACCAAGTATTTTCATGATTTTGTTTGCTGCTTCAACACAACTAGATCCCGGAAAACTTTTTATTGCTGGTATTGTTCCTGGCATTTTTGTGGCTGTTGTGTTGATTATTGTAGCTATTATAGTGAGCTTTAAAAATACAACCGAAAAACCGAAGCGAAGTAGTTTGTCGGAAACGAGTCGATCATTTATTGGTGCAGTTCCATCGTTGTTAATGCCATTTTTAATACTGGGAGGAATTTACGGCGGAATTTTTACCCCTACTGAAGCAGCGGCAATTGCGATTGTTTACGTGTTACTTATTAGCTTCTTATTTAATCGAAAAGATTGTACGGCTGAAAATTTTAAAAAGAGTTTAATTAGTACAATGGTTACAACCTCGATTATTTACATTTTATTAGGTGGAGCTCAACTATTTACTACAGCGATTACGTATCTACAAGTTCCGCAAACAATAACTGAAGTGGCATTAAATATTGATATGGCAGACTGGATGATAATGTTAGTTATTATTTTAATCTTTTTGCTCTTTGGAATGTTTTTGGATGCGATACCCATTTTGTATATTACATTGCCAGTTTTATATCCGACGGTCCTGACATTGGGGTATGATCCGATCCACTTTGCAATGGTTGCTGTTGCTACTTTAATGATCGGACAAATCACACCGCCGATTGGTTCGAGTCTTTATGCAATTAGTGGGCATTTTAAAGAGAATATGGGAGTCGTCGTTCGAGGCTCATTTCCATATTTAATCGGTATGTTGATTGCTACACTTGTGTTGTTATATGTCCCTTGGCTTAGTACATTCTTATTTAACTAA
- a CDS encoding TRAP transporter small permease, giving the protein MENIEKIERSTKYLDKSLLVISLVCLIISVVGAVLSVFFRYMLGLSFQVIEEICRYAIIYGVFAYIGPLIKQNQHLKMSILKDLLKGKLKYINNLLISILLFASFVFLFWASTIWIISLLEMGVRTASGTMLMFIPTLSIPIGMFLGSIYSLLQIILDACRLRHHLKEEAEVDTDVRA; this is encoded by the coding sequence ATGGAGAATATAGAGAAGATTGAGAGGTCGACGAAATACCTTGACAAAAGTCTATTAGTCATTTCATTGGTATGTTTAATCATTAGTGTTGTTGGTGCAGTTCTTAGTGTCTTTTTTCGTTATATGTTAGGACTTTCCTTTCAGGTGATCGAAGAAATATGCCGTTATGCGATTATTTACGGTGTGTTCGCCTATATTGGTCCGCTCATTAAGCAAAATCAACATTTAAAAATGAGTATATTAAAAGACCTGCTAAAAGGCAAATTAAAATATATAAACAATCTACTCATTAGTATCCTCCTATTTGCTTCTTTTGTCTTTCTCTTTTGGGCCAGTACGATTTGGATTATCTCGTTACTTGAAATGGGAGTTAGAACAGCATCAGGAACTATGCTAATGTTTATTCCTACACTGTCCATACCGATTGGGATGTTCCTCGGATCTATTTACTCACTACTTCAAATCATTTTAGATGCTTGTCGCCTCCGTCATCATTTGAAAGAAGAGGCTGAAGTGGATACGGACGTTCGGGCATAG
- a CDS encoding TRAP transporter substrate-binding protein: protein MRLKKVDFGLFLALIALIFLIACSDSSGSVAETNDGASSSEDSEEYVLRLAHGFSSTHYMHTFMEWFDEQVQERSEGRLSIDIYPNGQLMPATEEVPALVQGQIDMVHSTSPILTSFDPIWNFFELPFLFDYEVDDPSVFLENRTAFNQHEDGGRKIADRMEDKGVKVLGFAYIDTFGSLFTNNHSINDIDSVEGLRVRTPGGIITPETVEALGASSITVAGAEAITALQQGVVDGALSTPMYVYDVKFPVDTYIVAPLFNSVTPVLISQDTFESLPSDLQDILVQVGEDYEQYVLETINEELAETLPKLENEMGVEFYYPTEEEINKMKEVSRSAWEVFENEVEGGGDLIDVLSTINE, encoded by the coding sequence ATGAGATTGAAAAAAGTAGATTTTGGCCTTTTTCTAGCCTTGATAGCGCTTATATTTTTAATCGCGTGTAGTGATTCAAGTGGTTCGGTTGCTGAAACGAATGATGGTGCGAGTTCTTCTGAGGATTCTGAAGAATATGTCCTTAGATTAGCTCACGGATTTTCTTCGACCCATTATATGCATACATTTATGGAGTGGTTTGATGAGCAAGTGCAAGAGAGAAGCGAAGGTAGGCTTTCCATTGATATTTATCCAAATGGACAGTTAATGCCAGCAACCGAAGAAGTACCTGCTTTAGTGCAAGGACAAATTGATATGGTGCACTCTACCTCTCCTATTCTTACTAGTTTTGATCCAATATGGAACTTTTTTGAACTTCCATTTTTATTTGACTACGAAGTCGACGACCCATCTGTCTTTTTAGAGAACAGAACAGCTTTCAATCAACATGAAGATGGTGGCCGAAAAATTGCAGATAGGATGGAAGATAAAGGGGTAAAAGTATTAGGATTTGCTTATATTGATACCTTTGGTTCGTTATTTACGAATAATCATTCGATAAATGATATTGATAGTGTTGAAGGTTTAAGAGTAAGGACACCTGGAGGGATCATTACCCCAGAAACGGTTGAAGCTCTTGGTGCTAGTAGCATTACAGTGGCTGGTGCTGAAGCAATCACTGCCTTACAACAAGGCGTTGTCGACGGGGCTTTATCAACACCAATGTACGTATATGATGTGAAGTTCCCAGTAGATACGTATATTGTTGCTCCATTATTTAATTCTGTAACACCCGTGTTAATCTCGCAAGATACGTTTGAATCTTTGCCAAGTGACTTACAAGATATATTAGTTCAGGTTGGCGAAGATTATGAGCAATATGTATTAGAGACTATTAATGAGGAGTTAGCTGAGACATTACCAAAGTTAGAAAATGAAATGGGAGTTGAATTCTATTATCCAACAGAAGAAGAGATTAACAAGATGAAAGAAGTATCAAGATCAGCATGGGAAGTGTTTGAAAATGAAGTTGAAGGTGGAGGGGATTTGATCGATGTTCTTTCTACGATTAATGAATAA
- a CDS encoding ATP-dependent acyl-CoA ligase, which translates to MYSGVQTFGNVVEYRANLKPNTRFIRFEDYDLTYGQFYSQGNKIANVISSLGLKKGDSCAVMLPNSPEFLATWLGLARVGVIEVPINVAFRGDLLVHILNQAKCQAIVIDAQWVDRVKEVIGELSSLRHIIVVGHHEERSSNQVKWYSFEELLSVASDQEINVEIKPSDPSLILFTSGTTGPSKGAILSHRANFNLAFTCCDLMKYSPNDRLFTVFPLFHVNARYATILPALLADSDVVMHERFSASKFWDICRREQITTFNYMGSLLTILMKQPERPDDANNPVRMVQGAPAPLEIYDEFQERFKVKITEAYGSTEIGLAMINRAETFKKGSCGKAVSTYDVQIHDDDGYPCPPGEAGEIVVRPKEPNILFDGYYGMPEATVKAWKDLWFHTGDRGKMDEEGYFYFIDRKKDVVRRRGENISSYEVERVINEHPKVFETAIIGVPSELSEEEVLAVVVSRKGEQLSPKELLDFCQSRMAYFAVPRYVRFVNELPKNTSQRIEKYKLREDGITNDTWDRERIGYKVQR; encoded by the coding sequence TTGTACAGTGGCGTACAAACATTTGGGAACGTAGTGGAATATAGAGCAAACCTAAAACCAAATACAAGGTTTATTCGATTTGAAGATTATGATTTAACATATGGTCAATTTTACAGTCAAGGAAATAAGATCGCAAATGTGATCTCATCACTCGGATTAAAAAAAGGCGATAGTTGCGCGGTGATGCTTCCTAATAGCCCTGAGTTTCTAGCGACTTGGCTAGGTTTAGCTAGAGTTGGTGTTATAGAAGTACCCATTAACGTTGCCTTTCGCGGTGACCTCTTAGTACACATTCTTAATCAAGCGAAATGTCAGGCGATTGTTATTGACGCCCAATGGGTTGATCGAGTGAAGGAAGTTATCGGTGAGTTATCTTCTCTTCGACATATTATAGTAGTCGGTCATCATGAGGAACGCTCTTCTAATCAAGTGAAATGGTATTCGTTTGAGGAGTTACTTTCAGTTGCTTCTGATCAAGAAATAAATGTTGAAATAAAGCCGAGTGATCCGTCACTAATTCTCTTTACATCCGGAACGACTGGACCTTCAAAGGGAGCGATTCTCAGTCATCGAGCGAATTTTAATCTAGCTTTTACATGTTGTGATCTGATGAAGTATAGTCCTAATGATCGTTTATTCACAGTTTTTCCGCTGTTTCATGTCAATGCTCGATATGCAACGATCCTCCCGGCATTACTTGCAGATAGTGATGTAGTTATGCACGAGCGATTTTCAGCTTCGAAATTTTGGGATATATGCCGTAGAGAACAAATCACGACATTTAATTATATGGGTTCTCTTCTAACCATTTTAATGAAGCAACCGGAAAGACCAGATGACGCCAATAACCCTGTACGCATGGTGCAAGGGGCACCAGCTCCACTTGAAATTTATGATGAATTTCAAGAGAGGTTTAAAGTCAAAATCACTGAAGCCTATGGTTCGACAGAAATTGGCTTAGCGATGATCAATCGAGCTGAGACATTTAAGAAGGGCTCATGTGGTAAAGCCGTTTCAACGTATGATGTTCAAATTCATGATGACGATGGTTATCCTTGCCCTCCCGGTGAAGCTGGTGAGATCGTTGTCAGACCGAAAGAACCTAACATTTTATTTGATGGCTATTACGGTATGCCAGAGGCAACAGTGAAAGCTTGGAAAGATTTATGGTTTCATACTGGTGACCGTGGAAAGATGGATGAGGAAGGTTATTTTTATTTCATCGATCGAAAGAAAGATGTTGTTCGTCGAAGGGGAGAAAATATCTCATCTTATGAAGTTGAACGTGTCATTAATGAGCATCCAAAAGTGTTTGAAACAGCCATTATTGGAGTCCCTTCAGAGTTGTCAGAAGAGGAAGTACTTGCCGTTGTTGTATCACGAAAAGGAGAACAGCTAAGTCCTAAAGAGCTCCTTGATTTTTGTCAAAGTCGGATGGCTTACTTCGCTGTTCCACGTTATGTACGATTTGTTAATGAGTTACCGAAAAATACATCGCAACGAATTGAAAAGTATAAACTTCGTGAAGATGGTATTACGAATGATACGTGGGATCGTGAACGAATAGGATATAAGGTTCAACGTTAA
- a CDS encoding thiolase C-terminal domain-containing protein: MESLRGKVAIVGAADTDVGVIPDKSATTLCVEAALRCLDDAGVSTDQVDGLITCNSMTEPYMYHAEAIAEYMQLTPRYCMSVATGGSTTFSALHHAATAISNGVCDNVLITMADSLRTGLARDQAMTLLASTGHSQFETPYGPTVPALYALLAKAHMEQYGTTEEQFAAVAVAARKHASLNPSAQMRERITIEDVLQSKRIADPLHMLDCSLMSDGGSAVLLTSADKVSEFSNTPIYVLGVGEGHHHEHVSQAHSLTTSAAVESGRRAYEMSGLGPEDIDLAQLYDCFTPTVIIELEDLGFCKKGEGGEFAESGAIEIGGSLPINTHGGLLSHCHPGHPGSMFALTESVKQLRHQAGKRQVPKAETALVHGQGGIMSSHTTLILGRERY; the protein is encoded by the coding sequence ATGGAGTCATTACGCGGGAAGGTAGCCATTGTTGGCGCTGCAGACACCGATGTTGGCGTTATTCCTGATAAGAGTGCGACAACGCTTTGCGTTGAAGCTGCACTACGTTGCTTAGATGATGCGGGGGTATCAACAGATCAAGTTGATGGTCTTATTACATGTAATTCAATGACGGAGCCATACATGTACCATGCAGAAGCGATTGCAGAGTATATGCAACTCACACCTCGTTATTGTATGAGTGTGGCCACCGGTGGAAGCACTACGTTTTCAGCTCTTCACCATGCAGCAACTGCGATCTCAAATGGTGTTTGTGACAACGTATTAATCACGATGGCTGATAGCTTACGGACGGGGTTAGCACGTGATCAGGCGATGACATTACTTGCTTCGACTGGACATTCTCAGTTTGAAACACCTTATGGCCCAACCGTACCTGCGCTATATGCATTACTAGCGAAAGCGCATATGGAACAATATGGGACCACAGAAGAACAATTTGCCGCAGTAGCTGTTGCCGCTCGTAAACATGCATCATTGAATCCTAGTGCTCAAATGCGTGAGAGAATTACGATTGAAGATGTCTTACAATCAAAACGAATCGCTGATCCATTGCATATGTTGGATTGCTCCTTAATGTCGGATGGCGGATCTGCTGTTTTGCTGACATCGGCCGATAAAGTATCTGAATTCTCTAATACTCCTATTTACGTGTTAGGTGTTGGGGAAGGTCATCATCACGAACATGTTAGTCAGGCACACAGTCTCACCACTTCTGCAGCAGTAGAATCTGGAAGACGTGCCTACGAAATGTCAGGACTAGGTCCGGAGGATATTGACCTTGCACAACTATATGATTGTTTTACACCGACGGTTATTATCGAGTTGGAAGACCTTGGTTTTTGCAAAAAGGGTGAAGGTGGCGAATTTGCTGAAAGTGGTGCGATTGAGATTGGTGGGTCTCTGCCTATAAATACACATGGTGGATTATTGTCTCATTGTCATCCAGGACATCCAGGTTCAATGTTTGCCTTAACAGAATCGGTGAAGCAGCTTCGTCATCAGGCTGGTAAGCGCCAAGTACCTAAAGCTGAGACGGCACTCGTCCATGGTCAAGGTGGAATTATGTCTAGTCATACGACACTTATCCTAGGAAGAGAGCGTTACTGA
- a CDS encoding AMP-binding protein: protein MYRGEKTFGKIVEYRAKQKPAERFIRFENEDLTYQEYHSNGNKFANVIARIGLSKGDSCAVMLANSSEFLTSWLGLARLGVIEVPINTSLRGDVLAYILNKAKCKALVISDQWADRINALADELQYLRHVIVVGNDGLTVADRFRGYSYEALMEEASDTPVDVEIQPQDTSLILFTSGTTGPSKGVILSHNANFSLAKTACDLMDYRPEDRLYTVFPLFHINARYTTILTALMADCDVVMHQKFSASRFWEICRSENITSFNFMGSMLTILMKQPERPNDANNPVRKAYGAPTPVEIYDDFRKRFQVEISEVYGSTELGTAIYNRADSFRLGSCGKPVPIYEVEIHDENDQPCRPGKAGEIVVRPKEPGIMFSGYYGMPDKTVEAWQNLWFHTGDRGRMDEDGYFYFLDRQKDAVRRKGENISSYEVERVINEHPKVKESAVIGVPSELSEEEVMAIITLKDGVNLNEVELLDFCQTRMADFAIPRYIRYMEQLPKNTSLRVEKYKLRKEGVTQDTWDREQEGYKVRG, encoded by the coding sequence GTGTATAGAGGAGAAAAAACATTTGGAAAAATTGTGGAGTATCGTGCTAAACAAAAGCCGGCTGAAAGATTTATCCGTTTTGAAAATGAGGACCTAACCTATCAAGAATATCATAGTAACGGTAATAAGTTTGCTAATGTCATAGCTAGGATTGGACTTTCAAAAGGTGACAGTTGTGCAGTTATGCTTGCCAACAGTTCTGAATTTCTTACGAGCTGGCTTGGTCTTGCCAGGCTCGGTGTTATCGAAGTGCCAATAAATACATCCCTGCGAGGAGACGTTTTAGCTTACATCCTCAATAAAGCTAAGTGTAAGGCTCTCGTTATTTCCGATCAATGGGCCGATCGTATTAACGCTTTGGCTGATGAGCTTCAATATCTGCGTCATGTCATTGTCGTTGGAAATGATGGTTTAACAGTAGCCGATCGGTTCCGTGGATATTCCTATGAAGCACTTATGGAGGAAGCTAGTGATACACCGGTTGATGTTGAAATCCAACCGCAAGATACATCGTTGATCCTTTTTACTTCTGGAACAACTGGCCCTTCTAAAGGGGTCATTCTTAGTCACAATGCAAATTTTAGTCTAGCAAAAACAGCTTGTGACCTGATGGACTACCGACCTGAAGATCGTCTTTATACAGTCTTTCCATTGTTTCATATTAATGCGCGTTATACTACGATCCTAACAGCTTTAATGGCAGATTGTGATGTTGTGATGCACCAAAAATTTTCCGCATCTAGGTTCTGGGAAATTTGCCGATCCGAAAACATTACGTCCTTCAATTTTATGGGCTCGATGCTGACGATCCTCATGAAGCAGCCAGAGCGACCTAATGATGCAAATAACCCAGTAAGGAAGGCATATGGCGCGCCAACACCTGTCGAGATCTATGATGATTTTAGAAAGCGGTTTCAGGTGGAGATTTCTGAAGTCTATGGATCAACGGAACTGGGAACAGCGATTTATAACCGGGCTGATTCATTTCGGTTAGGATCATGTGGGAAGCCTGTACCAATCTATGAAGTTGAGATTCATGATGAAAACGATCAGCCATGTCGACCTGGGAAAGCCGGAGAAATTGTTGTACGGCCAAAAGAGCCGGGAATTATGTTTAGTGGCTATTATGGTATGCCTGATAAGACCGTTGAAGCATGGCAAAACTTATGGTTTCATACGGGTGATCGTGGACGTATGGATGAGGATGGCTATTTTTATTTTCTCGATCGACAAAAAGACGCGGTCAGACGAAAAGGAGAGAATATTTCTTCCTATGAAGTCGAGAGAGTTATTAATGAGCACCCAAAGGTAAAAGAATCAGCAGTGATTGGTGTCCCATCTGAACTATCAGAGGAAGAAGTTATGGCTATCATCACTTTGAAAGATGGGGTAAATCTCAATGAGGTTGAGTTACTAGACTTCTGTCAGACACGTATGGCTGATTTCGCTATTCCACGTTATATTCGCTACATGGAGCAATTGCCAAAGAATACTTCATTAAGGGTTGAAAAATATAAGTTAAGAAAAGAAGGTGTTACCCAAGATACATGGGATCGTGAACAGGAAGGGTATAAGGTGCGTGGTTAA
- a CDS encoding glutathione peroxidase produces the protein MTIYSIKANLTNGEEISLGTYRGNVMLIVNTASKCGLTPQYEGIEHLYKKYKEDGFTVLGFPCNQFGGQEPGTNEEISSYCSINYNVTFPLFQKIDVNGEKVHPLYQYLRKQAPDGTELDKNSKLYHHLVKNYPHYLEGSAIRWNFTKFLVDQTGHVVKRYEPTVIPEELEHDIERLL, from the coding sequence ATGACGATTTATTCAATTAAAGCAAACCTAACCAATGGTGAAGAAATTAGTTTAGGTACCTATAGAGGAAACGTGATGTTAATTGTAAATACCGCAAGTAAATGTGGCTTAACCCCTCAATATGAAGGTATTGAACATTTATATAAAAAATACAAAGAAGATGGTTTTACGGTGCTAGGATTTCCATGTAACCAATTTGGAGGACAGGAGCCAGGAACAAATGAAGAAATTAGCAGCTATTGTTCAATAAATTATAATGTTACTTTCCCTCTCTTTCAAAAAATTGATGTCAATGGGGAAAAGGTACATCCTTTATATCAATATCTACGGAAACAAGCACCTGATGGGACAGAGCTAGATAAGAATAGTAAGTTATATCATCACTTAGTCAAAAACTATCCACACTATTTAGAAGGCTCTGCAATAAGATGGAATTTTACAAAGTTTCTTGTTGACCAAACGGGTCATGTAGTGAAACGTTACGAACCAACGGTTATTCCAGAAGAGTTAGAGCATGATATTGAAAGGTTATTGTAA
- a CDS encoding Zn-ribbon domain-containing OB-fold protein, giving the protein MSNDRTLPKPTLETKRYWEGCKNHELLIQQCSDCGAYQFYPRMLCTDCMSRNVEWVNASGTGKISSFTIVRRAPNKAYAADVPYVLALIKLDEGPTMMSNVIECEPEKVKIGMKVEVVFDDWTEEISIPKFRLL; this is encoded by the coding sequence ATGAGCAATGATAGAACTCTTCCGAAACCAACGCTTGAAACTAAACGATACTGGGAAGGTTGTAAGAATCATGAGCTGTTGATTCAGCAGTGTTCGGATTGTGGTGCATATCAATTTTACCCGAGAATGTTATGTACGGACTGTATGAGTAGAAATGTAGAGTGGGTGAACGCTTCTGGTACAGGGAAAATCTCTAGTTTTACAATCGTTCGTCGAGCTCCTAATAAAGCCTATGCAGCTGATGTACCGTATGTACTGGCTTTAATTAAACTCGATGAAGGGCCAACGATGATGAGTAATGTCATAGAATGCGAACCTGAAAAGGTGAAAATTGGTATGAAGGTTGAAGTGGTCTTTGATGATTGGACGGAGGAGATATCGATTCCGAAGTTTCGTTTATTATAA
- a CDS encoding thiolase C-terminal domain-containing protein — MESISGKVAIVGAADSDVGVVPHMSATQLCVDAALRCLNDAGVTKDEVDGIITCNSFVEPILYHAETIAEYLKISPKYCMSVANGGGTTFSILHHAASAIVTGMCETVLITMADSIKSGLTRDQAMTFQASAGHPEFEIPYGPTVPAFYGLIAQAHIKKYGTTPEQLAKVAVSAREHACLNPTAQMRERINIDDVLNSRMIADPLHLLDCSLVSDGGSAILLTSAKRAKDFPHQPVYLLGAGEGHHHEHISQAPSLTTSAAVDSGRRAFEMAGLQPKDMDIAQIYDAFTSMVILQLEDLGFCEKGDGGAFVESGAIDLGGEIPVNTHGGLLSHCHPGHPGSMFALTETVQQLRHQAVERQVNDAELALVHGQGGIMSTHATLIFGRERT; from the coding sequence ATGGAATCGATAAGTGGAAAAGTAGCAATTGTCGGGGCAGCAGATTCAGATGTCGGGGTAGTGCCTCATATGAGTGCAACACAGCTCTGTGTAGATGCAGCCCTTCGTTGTTTAAACGATGCAGGTGTCACAAAAGATGAGGTTGATGGCATCATTACTTGTAATTCGTTTGTTGAACCGATTTTGTATCATGCTGAAACAATAGCTGAATACCTGAAAATTTCCCCGAAATATTGCATGAGTGTCGCTAATGGTGGAGGAACAACATTTTCTATTCTCCATCATGCAGCGTCGGCTATAGTGACGGGTATGTGTGAGACGGTATTAATCACGATGGCTGACAGTATAAAGAGTGGTTTAACTCGAGATCAAGCCATGACATTTCAAGCTTCTGCTGGTCATCCTGAATTTGAAATCCCTTATGGACCAACCGTACCTGCTTTTTACGGACTGATTGCACAGGCACATATAAAAAAATACGGAACCACCCCGGAACAACTTGCAAAAGTAGCCGTATCTGCTCGTGAACATGCATGTCTTAATCCGACGGCGCAAATGCGTGAACGTATAAATATAGATGATGTTCTTAATTCTCGGATGATTGCTGACCCATTACATTTGTTAGATTGTTCGTTAGTTTCTGACGGTGGATCAGCTATTTTACTAACATCTGCAAAGAGAGCAAAGGATTTCCCCCATCAGCCTGTCTACTTATTAGGCGCTGGAGAAGGCCATCACCATGAACACATTTCGCAAGCACCGAGCTTAACAACTTCTGCAGCCGTAGATTCTGGACGACGTGCATTTGAAATGGCTGGTTTACAACCTAAAGATATGGATATTGCTCAAATCTATGATGCGTTTACTTCCATGGTCATCTTGCAATTGGAGGATCTAGGCTTTTGTGAGAAGGGAGATGGTGGTGCATTTGTAGAAAGCGGGGCCATTGATCTCGGTGGTGAAATCCCGGTGAATACACATGGTGGATTGTTATCCCATTGTCATCCAGGTCACCCTGGGTCAATGTTTGCTCTTACGGAAACGGTGCAGCAATTGCGACACCAAGCCGTAGAGCGCCAAGTAAATGACGCTGAGCTGGCATTAGTCCATGGTCAAGGTGGGATTATGTCAACTCATGCAACACTTATTTTTGGTAGAGAGCGAACGTAA